Sequence from the Crassostrea angulata isolate pt1a10 chromosome 9, ASM2561291v2, whole genome shotgun sequence genome:
gggggggggggccacgGTTCAACagtattcaaaattttcctaGTTTCGGAGGAACATAATTTCGTTGGTAGCAAgttctattttgtaaataaataataaatagtcAAATGCTTGTACATACGTTCTTGACATCATGGTCAAGGGGTTCCCACAACAAAAGCCccgaacattggtcccccataaaaacaatgatgattccacagtatatgatattatatacaCATACTAGGTAAGAGCTGGCTGACACTTGGGGGCAGGCCCTCAGACAGAGTCGACACGGATGACTGGTTGTTGATTTTGGCGGACTGGGCATTACGGATAGCCGACTGTACGGCGGACTGCACGGCTGATTGGGCAGCGGTCTGCTGGGTGGTGGCCTGGGAGAGGTGTCCGTTGGTCAGTGACTGGGAATTGTGGGAGGAAGAACTGGATGTGGTGTTGTGGGACAGAGACAGCTGGTTCAGGACCTGTAAAGGAAAACCCACATGTACAGAAAAACTCTCATATATTGTTCCAGGCTTATGGACTCTTAAACCAAAAAACATCTTCAGTAATGAATTCTGAGCAATCAATctattccttattttatgctcAGAGCTTAATTCTTCCAATTACTATCACATTGTTTCAGGCTTCGGGACTCTTAAACTCAACCAAAAATCAGAAGAGTTAAAAATTCTGACCAATCAATCAACTCTAGATTTTTTATTCTATTATAAGTGTTAAGTTCTTCCATTATGctgttatatcatatatcagGAAAAACTATCATGTATTGTTCCAGGGTTAAGgactcttaaaacaaaaaacatcttCAATCAGATATAAGTTCTGAGCAATCAATCTACTCCTTATTTTATGCCCAGTGCTTGGTTCTTTCATTACGCTGTTATATCAAATTGATGACAGGCTAAGGGACTCTTTAACTGAACCAAAAATCAGATGAGTTAAAAAGTCTGACCAATCAATCTACTCTAGATTCTTTCATTAAGCTCAGTGCCTAGTTCTTCCATTTTGCTGTTATATCAAATTGTACAGGGATTGAAAAATCAGTTGCctgattttacatgtataattgaaaTGGACACCGGGATGGTATGCACTGTAAGCCAAAAATGATCCATTCATGTTTTAACTCAGCGTACCAAGCAGAAAGTATTCAGTCATCACATTTTGTTTCagtcatttaaataaaatttaaaaaatatggtgatgTCAGTTTTCTGATTTTCTGGCTACAATTGTCAGATTTGGACACGTCAGAGTTTGAGATCATAAGCAAGTACATTGAAAAGTTATTGTCTATCCCTGTtgcattgatataaaatatagcAAATGCAAAACTTTGATTGTAGTTTCATATTCTTATCTACTGTCATAATAATAATAGCAGGATTACAGGATATTCCTCATGTTTTATAAGGAATTGTGGTATTTACTGAGACTTATATATGTCTATCTATCCAACATCCAAGTTTGTCAACAATATTTAATTTGCAATTGCATTAATAAAGCATTTGCTGTTTCTCTTTTCTATGTATGCAAGActtatttttcatatcataaacTTGATTTATGAAACAAGAAGAGCAATTCAATCCAATGTATCTAATTTGCACTAGcatttgatttttcatttttctatctgtgtatgcaatgtttttatatatcatgaaaatgaattttaactttGAACAAAGAATTaggtataaaataaaacaagcaaTTCAATCCCATATCATATTAGGCTCTTGAGGGCTGAATTTAAAAGGCCCTGACCTGAGGGCCGACCGCCAGGATTTGGCCCTGGGCCCCGGCGGCAGCAGCGGTCAGCAGTTGGGGAAGGTTGGTCAGTCCAAGACTGGAGGTACTACTGCTGGGGGTGGTGCTACTGTGTGCTTGGTTAGATCCTGTAATCAAAGTACAAAAGTACTGACAGTGATAAACATCACAGATGTATACACAAAACTCTGCAAAATCTGATGAATGACAATAGCAATCAATGTATAAGaaagtttttaataaattggattacatacatgtatttcattcatttaatcTTTCTATactatattatttcattttaatgagAAAAATTCCCCTAAAAAACCAACAGAGAAAATGCTCTCACCCCAAAGATCATAATGatattctttcatttttattttgtatcattttgTCAAGTCAGATATAAATAGTTATATGTGAGGATATCTATACAAGGAGGTTGACTTTATTACAGTTAGAAAAAGACAAAAGTTGTGTTATATAATGAAAGACAAAGTTCAGAATGTTCATAGagttaatcattttttttttttacaattaaatgcAATGAAACAGTAGcatgtcatttttttctatCTATTGATCATAACAGATGAATTGATTTTAGTATTAAACAATCAATAgttgaaaacacaaaaaaaatctataagaaaATAGCTGATGGACTAAATTTTTCATGTGTAAGAAATCAAAGCATAATGATAAATTTGTGAGAATTTcagatttaatttattaatatcaaattgGAACTCCTGCACAAAAGTTCAACTTATAAAGCTTACCCAAACTGAAATTTGACCTATAATCAAAACTTCAAATTTAAagcaacaaaatataaaacataacaaTGAATGTTTAGTAAGATTTGTAAAACCAAAATCCAGCAAAGTTGAATCAGattaatgaaattaatgtagatttaaaattatttaagaaagtAACAAGATAGTTCACATATACAACAAATATATCAAGTCAAAATTGAGCTTTTTTCAACTCTTCCAAGACTTGCCCAAAATGAGcatccccccccctcccccacaacACCTTACAAGACTCATAGCACTTACCAGAGTTGAGGTTTAAGTTGAGTGGTTGAGTTAGGCCAGGGATTCCGCCGAGGTTTGTGGCGATGATCTGTCCATTAGAAGTGGTCAGCAGTTGAATCTGGTGGTTTCCACCCCCTCCTAAGGAGACGGGAATACTAATGAACTGCTGGGCCCCATTACCTGAGGGGTACAGAGTAGGgggatttttataaattttatcaatGAATGACTTCAATTTGATCAAACAAGAAGATTAGGATGATATAACTAAATTTGCAAACCGCTTCTACTGGTACTCAGAAGAAGAAAACTATGATTTCATCGTAATGAGGTtagataataattatatataaaatggaAAACTTTTCAATATAACCTCTGCATTtgcagatgatttttaaatctaTCAAATGCTAGTTTGAATTTGATGCAAATTTTTTCATCTATTGGTCAAACTGAAAGAATGTATTCTGCTTATAAAGGAGTAATTAAACTCTGGCTACATACAAAATGACCTTGACCCCTGACCTGTGAGGAAGAACTGTGGTGCTGCCACCTGGGGTTGTCCAAACAATTGTGAAGGACTGGCTAATGACCCCAAACCTAAAAGACAAAATCATCtcattaaaatgtgaaaatatatgaattgaattttttattaattttttttttttgaaatgcaaaatTTCATGTACCTGATTTGTCGGTATGGGTGTCAGTGACAGAGTTACTGTGGGCATTGGGAGGGTCCGCTGGGATGTGGGACATAAACAGATGGTCAGTCAGCCCCCCGAGGCTCCCACTGTTGGCCAGTGATACGGTCGGCATGGAGATGTTAGGCATGGTGAACACGCTGGATACCGTTGCCAATGGCGATTGGGTGCTGGTTGCCGAGAGCATGACATCCTGGAAATCAGAAAGAGGTTAACATCACTGCTTGTCAgaagtattataaaaaaatagataatttCTTTTCTTCCACGTTAATAAACCGACAACACTGCACATCATCTTAAGAATAGGACATGATTTAATATCACTTATTAATTCTTACCTCAATAAATGTAAGAATTTCAAATTCATCATGTTAACTGTTTGATCAAATTTAGTTTCTGCAAATTTGATgtaaatttgtatgaaaaatattttcacaaacTTCAATAATGAAACTAGAATTTCAATCTTTCTTTTACAATCAAGGATACTTGGAATATTGGAacatataaaactatttttgaaatcaacaatttttattcttaaaatgaataaatatccCCATTTGATTATAATGATATATTCATAATACAATGGCcaacttttttcttttcttttttttttttttttttttgggggggggggggagttgatTGATActgataacattttgttttgacaTTTAGGGGTTCCATCATAAGAGTCATTGCCTTCTTGTAAACATGGTAAAGTtgtattaaggtcagacgacacgttcctcaattttagataactttttccaggaatttgttaatggtttactactactttgacaagctttctttcaaaaatatagggtaccttaccaggcatttctgcaaaatactagagcatgcaatttcctatataaccttcttgaaaatacacttgaattgctgatataaaaataaattcatatacagcatagtaaaattcactataaTGGAACTCTATCTCGGCCGGgtcggggctttgaactcacgacctctagaacctatatgCTTCTGGGAGTGAGCGGCCACtgttctaaccactcggccatctagacacataaccacattcaattaaattttaatcattttaaaataattatataattaatattttttattggaactctttattacgaggagatacaaaaaagattctcgaggaacgtgtcgtctgaccttaaaactATTCCACCTATGAAAAATCCCCTCAAATAAACATGTTGTAAATGTCACTAGATAAAATCAGAAGGTATTTATAGGTGTCAGACAAAAGCTGCTGGACTGCTGCTATGCTGTTTGTAAagttgtattgaaaatatactACCTATAATTAAACTATAATAAATATGTACTTCTGACAATTGTCTCTGTTAATATGTTAACAAACATAAGGTGTTCAATatgaagcaaattgaaaatgtcaCAATCAACTTTCGTAAAATCATGTTTTCCCCCTTTTCTTGAaaaacaccccctcccccctaatatttataatgtttatcAGCTAACCAAACATTATAACTTTGTCctgatcatttttaaatcaatttgtaATGCGCTTTCCTGCATATGAAtgttagaattaatttttataaaagtcGGACAAAGCCGCTGGGCTACCCTTCTCACTTTTCCTCCCCCTTTCTATGTGTTTGCAATCTATGAGACATGCATTCAAAGCAATGCAATCCTGTTCCTGCCTTTTAAAGTactcttattgattattatgtcaaaatgctttGTTTCGAAATTATTCTTTAGAAAGCTCAAGATTCATgtcattttctgatatggatCTAAACTGAAAGATGGATTAAGCACGATCAGAATCTAGAGAGTAGAGGGGCTGATTAATTAGAATCGATCTTATGGCACACTTTGGTCAAAGAACAAGTAATTGTACATTGGTAATCATAGACAGCATGCATTTGAACCTAAtgcttgagagagagagagagagagagagagagagagagaggtgttaaatttttttttaaactttacaaCTTTATTTTATACTACTGTGTTCTAAAGCATCTAAACATAAATTGGGAAAAAGCTGAAAACTATTGTTTAACACAGGACTTGGTACCAGTGAAGAAATTGGTACAAATTTCCTTTCCTTGACTTACTGCAtgtgctatatacatgtatctgtctCTCACAAAACTATGTCTATAGCAAATTATATCATGAATTATGTTTGCTGCAATAATTTCTGAATGTCCGAGACTATTACACAGTATTAGCTTCCCCTTATtgataaaacgaaataaaaGCTAAAATATTGGGATAATTTTTCAGTCCAACAAAAAATCagacaaatgtgtttaattcaaattgaattcaattaattaatatGTCAAGTGATTGGAGGAAACTTaaagtttatataaaaatacatttaatttgtatttgtCCTCTTCAACTAAGGAATGTTTTAAGTATTCAGACTTGAGTTTGATGGGCAGGGGACATTACTTCCTCTTGCTATGTTGTGCAAGACTTCAATGGAAAATTGaactgtaaaaatataaaagctgaagtttgtaaataaaaataacttaaGAGTTTGGTATATACTTCTGTTGTCAATCGGTTGGAAAGTggcaaaacaaacaattttttaatgtggACAAGGAGTTATAGCAGAAAGCCAGTACACAAGTGCTACAGTGGGAGTGTAAAGGAATGCAATCTCAGTAAGACATCTGTATCATCCGGGAGTGTGTGACCGAAGATggtattgattttatttcatggaaaagCTGGAGGAATTCTGAATGTCTGAGTCGTGGAATCAATATATCCGATCCTGCACTGGAATCTCCTAAAACAATCTGTCTGCAGGGTCTCTATACACAAAACTCAGAACATTGCAAAACTAATACAGCTCATTTATCAACCATCAAGAATTATCCACATACTTCAAATAATGAAGAATCATCTGAATCCAGGTCCAAACTACACAACTTAAAACATCAGCTTCAAATTGAATGGACTTctaaattctcaaaatcatgatttttttttaaaaacaaaaatatttaaatctttcaaaaaaatgttattcacCATATCAACTTGGATATTGTTGATAAAGATAAGACAATATGGTAACAAACttcaattatattttgaatcatACTCTACAGTTCATATATCATATGACTTGATGACAGTGTTAAAACATTGCAAAGAACTTGCAATAAGTTCCTGTTCTGTTTTGACAACAAAAATAAAGTTGATGCcaaaacacaataaacaaaaacttttacgtGTTGGCAtgtttatatatacttttctcaGTATTCCCAAAATTTAACAAGttatttaaattctaataacccTGATCCAAGTAACAAAAGGTGGTGAATTCTTTACACATTGTTGGGTTGAATGGGAAATACATGCAAAACTGCAGTAAagtgattctttaaaattattcattcatttcTTCTTAGAatttgaataaatgaatttacAGCATGTTTCCTActttacaataatatatatatagcacCTCACTGCCACGTTGGTTATCAGggaaaaatttgtaaataattggGAATAAGAACTTTTCCACTCTAATTCAACCAAATCATATCAAAGAACATTCAAACTGAAACCACTGTTAAACGGTAAACCCAAATCCTTTTATtcgaatgaaataatattgaaaatccCATCAACGTTTAAAAGCAAGCatgataaaattaagaaaaacacaAGCCTATTAAGTAtgttaagaaatatttataacatTACATTAATCATGTTATTATTACAGAGTACAGATTtgtaacaagaaaaaaaactttaaaattatgaatttcccaaaaaatctcaaataacATTACTTTGCTGATGTTTGTGAAATAACTTGGCAGAAGAAGAAGTACAGGAAGCATGGAAATATCCTGCAACATTCCTATACTGACAGTATACTGAACATTGTAAATACCTGGCAGTGAATTCTATGCTGCGGTTCCTCTCCATCCGACTGTAATATCCACAGACAAATGCCACATTCGGATGATCGGCCATCTTAGCACACACAATATGAACATCCCAGTCCACATTTATATACCAAATTTATCAGAACATAATCACCCATCTCATTACAGAGTctcaattattttcatttcattttcattttaaatggtCCACATCAATAtcttaatttatatatacataataaagCCAGCAAAAGAGCCGTCATAGTTACACACTATACAGGGTATATATGTTCTGTACTTAGTAGTGAGATAAGATTTGATGTCCCCAGTTTGCACCTTGTAATCCTTTGAGTATCTTCGGAAGAGAGAGAAAGTGTGAGTGTGTGTATGATGATGTTAATAGGATGATAATGCCCAGTCGGCTCCAATATTAACATAGATTTTTCTAATGAGCTACCTTGCACACCTGTTTAGAAAATGCTAAACAATGTACATACATCACATAAATAATACCTCACCTGTGGTGGCAGTGAGCTTCACAGATGGACTCACTCTTACAGCACACGAGTGCTTGTCAGGGAAGAGGCACTTTCACCAAGCAGAAATTCACAAAAGAAATAGAGGAGTTTTCATGTTTTAGATACTTTTGATGGAGCTTGGGAATTTAACTGAATCAAACTGTGAAGACTTATATTTTTGAGAGAATGGGAGGGAGGGACAGAAGTTGTTATGGGGGGACCCTGAGCTACAGAAGTGTTGGAGCGGTAACTGACCTGTTTGATGATGGCGGTCTGAGCCAGCTTTGCGGGGTCGGGTTTGGTCTCCCCGTTGAGTGACTCGGTCACGGTCCCTTCATCATTGGAGTCCCCATCCATGCTGTCTCCCCGGTAAGATAGGGAATCCTCGGGGGGGACTACCACTACGGGCGCCACGGTTACGACCTCTGATCACACACACGCCGACCTCCCTGCGTCACTGTCCACCTGTCTGTCCGTTCACTGGGTCTGTTTTTCTAGCACCAAGTTGAAGTTTTttcgaaatttaaaatttgcacTAAAACTTCTCCTTCTTCATCACATGGAAAATCCAAATTGTGTATGCTTCACAGCCCATTTAATCTACaaaggtataaaaaaaatattaatttttttttaaatttcaaaaaatcaaaggttttgaaaaactcaacaaaaaacacaaaaacaaaaactctTTCCAAAATCTACAACTATTAGTCCTtggaaaaagatgaaaaaaaaattatcaatatccaataaaaataattgcaaGAATACCCCTTAAAAAAGTTCACgaaaacttttaattaattcaGAATTCTGAGTCCTCATTAAGCATTGAATTGTAATAAGTAGTCGCTGATTACGATATTATGATGAGATGACGGGTTAGTCCAGCATACATCAGAATTATAATGACACTGTGGCACAGCACTGCTGCCTCAGAAATCCAGCCCGCGTTCTATTGGACCAGCTGAATAACATTATAGTCTattcccagagagagagagagagagagagagggacagagagagagagagagagagagagagagagagatgaatgtCTTGTCACTTTAGGTGGTATTTAAGGAGCTATTAtagtaaacatttatatatttcaaatctGTTCAAGTCTATATTTGTCTCAATGTGATATAGATATCTCGACTACAACATATACAGAGAgtgagagaaagaaagagaaagctTATCAAAAAGAGAAGCTTCAGAATTTGTTACATTTTTGTCTATCAAATATGAAAGAgtatttattatcataaaaatataaattttattacttttgtcAAGGAATATATATATCTGGTGATAAACTATGCTGAATAAATCTTTCCTTTAATATTGGTAGCATTCAAATACGACATTTATTACATGAGTATTAATTATCATAAGACAAAATTATATGGCACCAGGAGAATCCCCATATTCTCTACCATCTTCAAAGCAACAACTGTCTAATGGAAACCTGCAATTATCCTACAGCAAGCCTAGGTCTGTGTGATGAATCAAGTAAAATTCCTCATATCCAGCTCAAATCAAAAACCCTGTGCTATTGATTTTTTGTCGTGGAATGCATTTTCATTGCTTTTTCTTTGATCGGAAAACTCATCCAGGCttcataaatgtacataaattaGACAATCAGTTCGTAATTAGTGTCGGGACTGCTGGCATTGTGCAAATATTCTGAATTATTGATCTCTCTTGGAGGAGAGACATAAATTGCTGCATTTAATCATGTTGCAATATTCCTGAATCCTTAACTACCGAATAAGAGACTTGAGGAGAAAATTAAGCCTCTTCCTTTTAACTCTCCGTCTCCATTAATTTGCTTCTTTTACCCCCGTTTCTGTACTCCTTTGCTAAGATAGATAGTCTAGAAAAAATACTGACTTGGTTTCTATTCCCCGTCCTTATACGACAAAAGTTAATGAGTGGATATAGTACAGAGCCAGAATAGAGTACCTAAAATCAATGATTGCACAACCCGCTATCTATAAAAGGAATCTTGACACCTGAAATGTATAAATACCCACAATGATAATTAGCGTCAAGAACAATAACCACTGCTAGCAATTCTCTCTGTTAGTCCaacattatcataattatgttccaattaataaacataatttttcaagaTCCAATTTATTTAACcccatatttttttgttaaatcataacccttttttttaattcatctgCAACAACCTAATGCTTTTTATCTGAGTACCCCTTAGCTGACCCCCTTTTATACTACAATTCCCCCTTAAAGGTCCCCACACCAAATGAGCTCCAGTAATGGTATTGATTGGGATGCTTTTCAATACTAATACACCCCAGCTCTATAAATCTCCTGAGACACAGCTTCGTATTGATTATTCCTACCAATATTATGCAGAAATTACTAATCAGGCCACACAAAGGGGACTCACAGACTGTGCTTCcgcaatttttattattatgagACAAGGTTTTTTCAGGTCTCTCTCTCGATCTCTCTGTTCTTTTTCCTCTTCAATAATTCAGTCTCGGTTTGAAATGAATCACTGGTTACTATGGCAACAGATAGCAAGAGACTTCCAGGCATTCATCATACATATTGAGTACAATCTGGGTACTATACCAGACTTCAGTAGAAATTTCTGTTTACAATAGTCACAACACAAACTGGTGTACCGTAAATCTAATAATTTATAACTGATAAACCTACGTTTGATTAATtccaaaaatagtgcaaaatatatttccaaatctgacattttcaatattttcttctATATTGCATCCAATCTTTGCAATGGCACACAACTACGTAATTGATCATATGAAGCTCTGAAAAAGATccatgattctaaaatttgtaaTAGGATGCAATACTTTTTTGCTTTCGTGATGGAGATGCAAGATGTATTTTTAagataatgaaatatttctacAACTGCAGGGATTGGTCAATATACATCAAATGTCAGATTACAAGGTTCTGGGATACAGAGGTTCCACTTTATCACCAAATAAATTCAGCAGATGATGTTGCTCCTACATCCtgtaaacagatttttttagAGGAATACTAGAGCTCTGtgaaatcataaaaatttaaagtagctcaattttcgtggtattcgtggatAGCCCTCCCCCATGAATTAATTGACATCCTCgaagaaaacaaattaagagAGAGTTATCTTTCAAACTGAATCTGAAAACTGACGcatccacaaaattacatcTCCAAAAGAATAATCAAATAACCAACAATCCACCAAAAATTTGCCCCCGCCCCTccaattaaaatgattttgattttgattagaTTTAAATTCAACAGTATGTTGCCAGTGATAACACTGAAATTTTAAGAGAAAAgtatatgcatgtaatttaaaaatttattggtCAGACTTTGTAAATCAGTGAATACCTGCCAGCATATCTCAAGTTTGTTTGTGACTGGCAcctttgtttaaatgaattgccatattttctgttttaaaaactgtacacaTCCAGGAACACATCACCAGTCTGAGCTGATTTGTGAAACTTATACACACAACTTGCTGAAGattcatatttttgtttgaatatatGTTTATTCAACTTTCACATTGACcaaagttatttccctttgttgGGTCAATTTCAAGTCAATCCAGAGTTTTGTATGGACCACTATTTCTGTAAGAAATCTTGAAGCAAGCAGCTATCTTATATGTAGTTAGTCATATTGTCAAGGGTTAAACCTGACAGGTATGAAAGAGTGCGTGGTCATCCCAGCTCTTGATTATCATTGCCACCTATGATGCTTAGTGTGCAGTCATCCCTGCTTGTTTTGGTGTtggttaaagcaatatgagctgcaattttcatgtgaaatttttttggaagaaaatgttattttctactaaaatgacaaaaaatatcatggttttaaaatttttgttagcTCCGTTTTTTGTGGGAAAACacattaagaagccttaattggagcaaaatttaattattgtcgtcctgtacaaaaattgatctgctatatattccttataagtgaaatctttctcctgacagaaattaatgattttttcaaatcttatttatcataaaagtttaagttacagacagacttatcatactagcaggtttttgcaccaaaataaaattctaaaaaatacagctcatattgctttaagttaAATCCTTTCCCTAGCCATCAAGGGGCAGAGTGCCAGTGCGTATCTCCGGTTTCCGTGGTTCTTTGCGGATTCAGTGATTGACTCTCCctggatgggacaccagtcTATCACAGGTTAACCCCCAGCATAAGGCGGTAACCAATTCCAGTTGGTTGGACTGAGAAAATGTAAGTAAACTGCCCTGTCTGAGGACAAAACACACAACACCAACTTGTCCAAGTGACCACTGTGGGGTTTGAACCAGCAAACTTTGGGTAACTGATCTTACATCAATGACCACTGATCCATGTGTTTCATTAAGTGTCTTGTATCTGTTGAGATTGCGCATGTGTGCAGACTTCCAACATTGTCcctgtatatataaatgcagGCACAGTGCATACATGTAAGTCTGCACTTGTAAATATTTGCAGCAATCTGGGCTATCCCATTCTATCTCAGGTATGGGTCTGCAAGAGAATACGGGCAGTGATCCCCTTTCATGTGTAACAGAATGGGAGAAATAATAATGGACCAGACCAGGATTTGAAGCCTGGCCCAGATAGCTcagtagagcacctgactagagatttaGGGGGCCTAGGTTAAAATCTAGGTCTGGTTTGTTTTGCTATTTCTCCCATTCTGTTACACATTTGGTGCTGTGCTAACCGCTGG
This genomic interval carries:
- the LOC128162722 gene encoding POU domain, class 6, transcription factor 1-like isoform X2 is translated as MLSATSTQSPLATVSSVFTMPNISMPTVSLANSGSLGGLTDHLFMSHIPADPPNAHSNSVTDTHTDKSGLGSLASPSQLFGQPQVAAPQFFLTGNGAQQFISIPVSLGGGGNHQIQLLTTSNGQIIATNLGGIPGLTQPLNLNLNSGSNQAHSSTTPSSSTSSLGLTNLPQLLTAAAAGAQGQILAVGPQVLNQLSLSHNTTSSSSSHNSQSLTNGHLSQATTQQTAAQSAVQSAVQSAIRNAQSAKINNQSSVSTLSEGLPPSVSQLLPNTVGNSTESTTVDGINLDEIKEFAKQFKIRRLSLGLTQTQVGQALSATEGPAYSQSAICRFEKLDITPKSAQKIKPVLERWMQEAEERYKNGIQNLTDFIGSEPSKKRKRRTSFTPQALEVLNNFFERNTHPSGAEMTELSDKLNYDREVIRVWFCNKRQALKNTIKKLKQETP
- the LOC128162722 gene encoding POU domain, class 6, transcription factor 1-like isoform X1 produces the protein MDGDSNDEGTVTESLNGETKPDPAKLAQTAIIKQDVMLSATSTQSPLATVSSVFTMPNISMPTVSLANSGSLGGLTDHLFMSHIPADPPNAHSNSVTDTHTDKSGLGSLASPSQLFGQPQVAAPQFFLTGNGAQQFISIPVSLGGGGNHQIQLLTTSNGQIIATNLGGIPGLTQPLNLNLNSGSNQAHSSTTPSSSTSSLGLTNLPQLLTAAAAGAQGQILAVGPQVLNQLSLSHNTTSSSSSHNSQSLTNGHLSQATTQQTAAQSAVQSAVQSAIRNAQSAKINNQSSVSTLSEGLPPSVSQLLPNTVGNSTESTTVDGINLDEIKEFAKQFKIRRLSLGLTQTQVGQALSATEGPAYSQSAICRFEKLDITPKSAQKIKPVLERWMQEAEERYKNGIQNLTDFIGSEPSKKRKRRTSFTPQALEVLNNFFERNTHPSGAEMTELSDKLNYDREVIRVWFCNKRQALKNTIKKLKQETP